From the genome of Virgibacillus siamensis, one region includes:
- the dat gene encoding D-amino-acid transaminase, protein MSKMLFNTEIIERNNVVNIEDRAYQFGDGIYEVIGVYNGKPLMLDEHMQRLERSAREIRLTLPESTAKLKKRLEQLVSTNELHEGIIYMQVSRGVASREHYFPSADVSPVIVAYTREEERMTDVEDKGAKAVLVEDIRWLRCDIKTLNLLPNAMAKQEAVENDAIEAILHRGNIVTEASASNVFMVKNGELYTHPADNYILNGITRRKLLELASELGINVNEQTFTVDELLAADEVFVSATKLDIIPVLQVDDSIIGNGQPGNITRQLIHAFRNLYEQNTESRA, encoded by the coding sequence ATGAGTAAGATGTTATTTAATACCGAGATTATCGAACGGAACAATGTAGTAAATATTGAAGATCGGGCATACCAGTTCGGAGACGGGATTTACGAAGTGATCGGGGTTTATAATGGAAAACCTTTAATGCTTGATGAGCATATGCAGCGGTTGGAAAGAAGTGCCCGGGAAATCCGGTTAACCTTACCGGAATCAACTGCAAAACTGAAAAAGAGACTGGAACAGCTTGTTTCTACCAATGAATTGCATGAAGGTATTATTTATATGCAAGTTTCCAGAGGGGTTGCATCAAGGGAACATTATTTTCCGTCAGCAGATGTTTCGCCAGTCATAGTAGCCTATACACGGGAAGAAGAGCGTATGACCGATGTAGAAGATAAAGGGGCAAAAGCAGTACTTGTTGAAGATATCCGCTGGCTTCGCTGTGATATAAAAACCCTTAATCTGCTTCCAAATGCAATGGCAAAGCAGGAAGCTGTTGAGAATGATGCCATCGAAGCGATTTTGCATAGAGGAAATATCGTTACAGAAGCGAGTGCATCGAACGTGTTTATGGTAAAAAACGGCGAATTATATACGCATCCAGCAGATAACTATATTTTAAATGGAATCACGCGGCGAAAATTGCTGGAGCTGGCATCAGAACTTGGAATTAATGTAAATGAACAGACATTTACAGTTGATGAACTGTTAGCAGCTGACGAGGTATTTGTTTCCGCAACGAAACTTGATATCATTCCGGTGCTGCAGGTGGATGATTCGATAATTGGAAACGGCCAGCCGGGTAATATAACCAGACAATTGATTCACGCTTTTCGCAATTTGTATGAGCAGAATACGGAAAGCAGGGCGTGA
- a CDS encoding pyridoxal-phosphate dependent enzyme, translating to MAGETLALKDIWLAKNRIAQYVPKSPLIYSPALSKIADAPVHLKLENMNPSGSFKIRGAANKILSLSDAEKRKGITTFSTGNFGVSVAYMAKKLGIQAKICISNRVPGGKVEALQNSGADVEIYGESQDEAEARSYELEKRDGLTVIHPFDDPHIIAGQGTIGLELFEDLPEVDTVLGGLSGGGLHSGLGIALKETNPDIRLIGLSTRQGAAMYESIQAGKPIQIDENDTLADSLLGGIGLQNQYTFTLVQKYVNELLLMDEQEFADGMAFMLDKHKMIIEGAAASGIGALLHEKVKPGSQVAAIVTGCSVDTDVILKIMQENKNA from the coding sequence ATGGCAGGTGAGACGCTTGCATTAAAAGATATTTGGCTGGCCAAAAATCGGATTGCCCAATACGTTCCGAAATCGCCCCTCATTTATTCACCTGCACTATCAAAAATTGCAGATGCTCCGGTTCATTTAAAATTGGAAAATATGAATCCGAGCGGCTCATTTAAAATCAGAGGCGCAGCCAACAAGATTCTGAGTTTGTCAGATGCGGAAAAGAGGAAAGGGATAACAACCTTTTCAACCGGAAACTTTGGAGTGAGTGTCGCATATATGGCAAAAAAGCTCGGAATACAAGCAAAAATTTGTATTTCCAACAGAGTTCCCGGCGGTAAAGTGGAAGCGCTTCAGAATTCAGGGGCAGATGTCGAAATTTACGGGGAATCTCAGGATGAAGCGGAAGCACGAAGCTATGAACTGGAAAAAAGGGATGGGCTTACGGTCATTCATCCTTTTGATGATCCGCATATTATCGCGGGGCAGGGTACGATTGGTCTTGAATTATTTGAAGATCTGCCGGAAGTTGATACCGTACTAGGTGGTTTGTCAGGCGGCGGATTGCATTCGGGGCTGGGGATAGCTTTAAAAGAAACGAATCCCGATATCCGTCTTATCGGGTTATCCACGAGACAGGGTGCAGCCATGTACGAAAGTATTCAAGCAGGCAAACCGATACAAATAGACGAAAATGATACATTGGCGGACAGTCTGCTGGGTGGAATCGGTCTGCAAAATCAGTATACGTTTACCTTGGTCCAAAAATATGTTAATGAGTTGCTGTTAATGGATGAACAGGAGTTTGCGGATGGAATGGCTTTTATGCTTGATAAGCATAAAATGATTATTGAAGGAGCTGCGGCATCCGGCATCGGTGCACTTTTACATGAGAAAGTTAAACCGGGTTCACAGGTCGCTGCTATTGTAACGGGTTGCAGTGTGGATACAGACGTGATTCTAAAAATCATGCAGGAGAACAAAAACGCATAA
- a CDS encoding M20 metallopeptidase family protein has protein sequence MNVKSKADELLSQLSEWRRHLHMNPELSFEEVETSRFVAEKLAEIPGMKVETGIGYPTAVVGILSSGSGRTIAIRADMDALPIEEVNKHDFKSKKNGVMHACGHDAHTAIVLGTATLLGELFQNGEVEGTVKFLFQPAEEAADDLGSTGSPYLIQAGLLADVERVMALHMSPEDAFGEVKIHDGYSMASGDVFEATISGSGGHGAYPHLALDPMWLLGPVLSALHGIVSRRISPLDAGVISIGSIESGFASNVIPSEVSIKGTIRSYRPEVRDVLHQELEKAFSLVEPLGGNYELSIRAEDPALANDPVVNQAIRNVFRNLYPDYTIKNVPFGLGGEDFAHMTKTVPGAMFFLGCGLDDGESRNLHTPNFDIDERVLPVGAAIFTESARQFLMGIK, from the coding sequence GTGAATGTAAAATCGAAGGCAGATGAACTGTTATCGCAATTATCGGAATGGCGGCGACATCTTCATATGAATCCGGAACTGAGTTTTGAAGAAGTGGAGACATCCCGTTTTGTTGCAGAAAAACTTGCTGAAATCCCCGGAATGAAGGTGGAAACCGGAATTGGCTATCCAACTGCAGTCGTTGGAATCCTTTCATCCGGAAGCGGCCGTACTATCGCAATCCGGGCCGATATGGATGCATTGCCGATAGAGGAAGTCAATAAGCATGATTTTAAATCGAAAAAAAATGGTGTCATGCACGCTTGCGGACATGATGCACATACAGCCATTGTACTTGGAACGGCAACTTTGCTTGGCGAACTCTTTCAAAATGGCGAGGTGGAAGGAACGGTGAAATTTTTATTTCAGCCGGCGGAGGAAGCGGCTGATGATCTTGGTTCAACCGGATCGCCTTACTTAATCCAGGCAGGGCTTCTGGCAGATGTGGAGCGTGTCATGGCACTTCACATGAGCCCGGAAGATGCTTTCGGTGAAGTTAAGATTCATGATGGTTACAGCATGGCAAGTGGTGACGTGTTTGAGGCAACGATTAGCGGTTCAGGCGGACATGGCGCCTATCCACACCTGGCCTTGGATCCAATGTGGCTGCTCGGGCCGGTGCTCTCGGCATTACATGGCATCGTATCACGCAGGATTTCGCCATTAGATGCCGGTGTAATTAGCATTGGCAGTATCGAAAGCGGCTTTGCCAGTAATGTGATTCCATCTGAAGTAAGCATAAAAGGAACGATTCGCAGTTACCGGCCTGAAGTACGTGATGTTTTGCACCAGGAGTTGGAAAAAGCATTCTCATTGGTAGAGCCGCTCGGCGGTAATTATGAGCTGTCAATCCGGGCAGAAGATCCTGCACTTGCAAATGATCCGGTTGTGAATCAGGCGATACGCAATGTATTTCGCAACCTGTACCCTGATTACACGATTAAAAATGTTCCCTTTGGATTGGGTGGTGAAGATTTTGCCCATATGACCAAAACCGTACCAGGTGCCATGTTCTTCCTTGGCTGTGGTCTTGATGACGGAGAAAGCCGGAACTTGCACACACCAAACTTCGATATTGATGAACGTGTTTTGCCGGTTGGAGCTGCGATTTTCACGGAATCCGCAAGACAGTTTTTGATGGGTATCAAATAG
- a CDS encoding RidA family protein, whose translation MKEAIETTGAPKPSGPYSQAIQSGDFIFVSGQDGASGGATIAAQTAACLENINNILAAKGAGLEDIVHVTCHISELNEATAAEFNRVYAEYFKEVVTKPARITTGSQLLGAKVEITAIAAVS comes from the coding sequence ATGAAGGAAGCAATTGAAACAACCGGTGCTCCAAAGCCGAGCGGACCGTATTCACAAGCAATACAGTCAGGTGATTTTATCTTTGTCTCCGGTCAGGATGGTGCTTCCGGCGGTGCGACGATTGCCGCTCAAACTGCTGCCTGCTTGGAAAATATCAACAATATTTTGGCTGCAAAAGGTGCCGGGTTGGAGGACATTGTTCATGTCACATGCCATATATCAGAATTGAATGAAGCGACTGCAGCGGAATTTAACCGTGTGTATGCGGAATATTTTAAAGAAGTCGTAACCAAACCGGCAAGGATAACAACAGGCAGTCAACTGCTTGGTGCAAAGGTGGAAATAACCGCAATTGCAGCAGTCAGTTGA